The genomic stretch TTTCTTTTAGAACATGTGTTTCTTGAACCATACATCTCGTGAATAAATCTTCAGAAGATCTTGAGATATCTCACAATAGAAACAAATCTTTTAAGAAACTGAAATAGGGCACACTCTGATGTTGAACCAACATGTCAAGACATCTTGTCCAACATCTCGCTTGAAGATATCTTTTTCCAAAATGCAACTAATCACTATACACCTAACTTAATAATCTCCCCCATTTGGAAATTTTTGGATAAAACAACCTTTGTATAGCTCCACTAGAAAGAGGGTAAAGATCACAGAAATACGGAGTAACAACACACAAGCATAGAAAAACATGATATTTTACAAACTAAAAACAACAGAGGTATGCACAGTAGAAAGAACATAGCCTCACATCTGAGAGAAATAAACTCTCATTCAGGATGTCAAGACATTTGATCTGACTTTATTAAAACAAGCAGCCCACACGAAACTTAGCCTATCACCGTAGGCTTAAAAAACATATGCTCCCTTTGAGTAGCAGACCAGGGGCAAGAGCTACTCCCCCTCCATAAGTACTCCCCCTCAATGGGAAAGAGTCATGGTAGGGATATCACAAAATTACTCCCGCTTTTTAGCCAAAAAAGTTGACAAACACAATCAAACTTTAGAAGTAGCAGAGTAAACAATAGTTAAGTTGCAGACCAGGAGCACTTTAACATGCATAAATATTCAGGGCATAAAAACAACAACTAGAAGCACAAAACAAAACACAGAAGAGCCAAAATACTTCAATCCTCATCATTGTTGGTTGTCTCTTCATTATCATTCGCTTCAATACCTTCTTCATTAGCATCTTCTTCATCTGCATCATTACCTTTCAAATTTCCTTCTTCTTCAGACAAGGTCTTTATCAGGATCTCAAGCTTGCTCTTACTCTTAGTACAAACTTTGATAGTTTCATCCAAGGTTTTGTATGTATCTTTTAGGTCAACAAGGATTCCTATTCTAGTAGTAGACCTGGAAGGTTTCTTACCAAATGTCATAACAATATCTGGAACATGTTTCCCAGTAAAAAAACCTATAATGTAATGATAGAAGGGGATCTCTTTTGCAGACACTATCATAACTAAGCAAAATACTTGGGTGTTGACTCAGTATAACATCACAAATTAATGAGGGAAAGACTATATGCATCTTCACAACGAGGGAGGTATCATGCTTCATTGTTTGTTCAAAGACATAAGATCCAAAGTCAAAATCTGTCTTGGTCCTTACAATATAAATGAACTCACCCAATCTTGTTGCAATGTTGGAAGTATGATTAGTTGGCACCCAATTATCAGCTCCAATCCTATGAAGTACTACATGCTTCACACTTAAGCAACTTGCTAACAACTTCCCTTTCCTAGGCCATTCCTTCACTTGTTTTACCGCAATTTCTCTGCAAATGACATTGTCAGAAACTTCCACCTCAGTTTGTTCTTATTTATTTCTTCCCAAAAACATGTTTATGATTTCAGGGGAGAATTCCACACACCTTCCTCTTACATAAACCTTTCTAAACTCTTTACTCCTCTTGTTATCACACTCCTTAGAGATATTCACAATGAATTCTTTAACAAGTATTTCATAACACTTGCCAAAGCCAATCACCCTTTTCATTAATCCAGCTTCTTGAATCATACCCATTACTTCTTTGCACTCAAAAGCATCTTTGCAAAGTTCTCTCTCCAACATCAGTCTTCTTTGGTAAACAAATTTCCACTTCTCTACATTCTCCACAGAGTGAAAGGAGATGTCGTCAATTGGAACTTCAGGAATATTTGCTGGAATCTTCTTCCCAGAAGCTTGCTTTCTTATAGCAGAAACGACGTCTTGAACATCGTGTTCGACATCACAGTCAGATTCACTAGAGCCATATGGGATTTCCTTTCTCTTTATGGATATATTCTTGGAGATAGGAGTGACAACCTTGCTTCATCCTTTTGTAGGGCCAACACTAGTACTTCTCTTGATAGATTTTGAGGGCGTGCTGGAGGATTTAACTACTTTACCTTTTCTATTTTTAATCTTTTAGCTATTACTGGAGCCAATCTTTTATCAATGAGCTCATCATCAGAGTTCAGATCATCCATATTCACAATGTCTGTAGATTGATCCTTCTTTTCTCCAGAGTTTTATTCTTTGTTAGATAAATCACCAGACATGCCATCAAAATCAACCTTTTCTTCTGATTTTTTAGGTGACTGAGTAGAAGCAATTCCATCAAGTTTGTCCATGGGGATTTCAGTAGGTTATCAGCTTGGGCCAAGGATGTGGAGACATCCGACACAACACCAGTCTTAGGTTCAATACCCAAAACTTGAGAAAtcaacacacaaatatttttatcAACATTGTCTCTTTCAGCAACAATCATACTAGACTTACTCAGTGTCATAACAGATCTAGGTTTATTAGTGTTTTCAGAGGTTTCAACATTTTCCATAACTTTTGGGAAAACATGACTTTTTGCAGAAGCATCAATATTAGGTTCGACATTAATAGGATCAAGGTATAGGCTAGAAATCGAATGAGGTTTCTTGACACTAGTAGAGGGTTCAAGAATTTTTACATTACTAGCAGTCATAGATGGAAATGAAGAGGTACTTACTTTAGAGGGCTTTCCCTTTCTCGAAGCAGATGTTCTAGGCTTCCTTATAGGGGTTGCATGGCCAGGAACCATAGAGAGAGGAACAACATCAGTAATAACTTTAGAAAGATCTACATCAGTACCGACAATCTTAGGGTTTGATTTCTCTTTGGTGTGCTTGCCGGGAGTTGAGACAAAAGGTTGAGACATTTTGGAAATTTGATTTTGAGAAGTGGAGTTCAGAGAGAAGATAGTGAGATGAAGGTAACCGAGAGTAAAGTTCGAAGAGAGAGTATTAATAATGATGAGGGTAATGTGAAAGATAATGATGGAGTAGGTAGGATAACATGTTGGGAAAATAAGAAAGGATTGTAATGATTTTCCTTGAGTTTTGTGCACCATTAAATGGAGGGAAGAGAGAATTTGATTTGCATATCTCCATATCATTAATTGCTATGATTCTTTAAACATGCAAATGCCTAATTCACCTCTTAACTTCTCAAACTGATTtgcatccaaagctttagtgaaaataTATGCCAGTTTCTTCTCAGTGACTACATGCTCAAGAGTAACAATTTTGTCTTCAACAAGATCCCTgataaaatgatgacgaatatcgATATGCTTAGTCATGCCGTACTAAAGAGGATTTTTAGATATATTGATAGCAGTTAGGTTGTCACaatataatgtcatgacattttcCTGGACATTATATTCTTCTAccatttgtttcatccaaattaATTGAAAGCAGCTGCTTCCTGCTGCAATATATTCAGCCTCACTCGTAGATAGCGACACATGATTTTACTTCTTATTGAACCAAGAAATTAGATTATTTCCCAATAAGTAATATCCTCTAGAAGTACTATTTATATCATCAACACTACCTGCCCAATTTACATCACAGTATCCTATAAGCATGAAATTATCATTATGAGAATACAACATTCCATAGTCACTagtcccattgatgtatttaaaGATCCTTTTCATTTGATTAATATGACTCATTTTAGGTTCAGTTTGATATCTTGCACACACTCCTACAACAAATGTAATGTCAGATCGGCTAGCTGTAAGATACAACAAACTACCAATCATACTCCTTTACAGACTTTGATCCATATTTACACCTTTCTCTTCTTTAGTCAACTTCAGGTGGGTTGGTGCAGGTGTCCTTTTGTGACTTGCATTTTCCATGCCAGACTTCTTTACTATACTCTTAGCATACTTTCTTTGAGAGATAAAGATAGTATCATCCATTTGTTTGACTTGGAGGCCAAGAAAGTAAGTAAGTTCACCAACAAcactcatttcaaattcagattgcatctgACTGACAAAAATGTATTATTAACATAAATATTTTATAAACAGAAAATTTTATATAATTAATTATGTGAATATTAGTTAcataatattattttaatatgataTTGGAAAATATTCCACTTATCTTGATTTATTTTGAATATGGTCCGATCTATAAATTATACATGTTCACAATTATTATCTATTCATATATACTTAAAATTAATAATCTCCATCACACGACCCGCGCAAATGCACAAATCTTTTATCAGTTAATGTGTAATTATCAAATAAAAATGACGATTTGGGacataatttttaattaattctaatTAGAATTAATTAATAATTTTGGTAGTAATTAAAATTCTAGTATAAAAGTGTATGAAATATTgtattttacattttattttatttaatatttatcaatgaaatagaaaaaaaatcaattaacTCTTCCTTGTCTTCTATTAGTTAAATAGATAATGACAATTTAAAGATTTAATTAATATAGTTTATTGAAAAAAACACAGGGGAAGTGAGAGAGAAAAAAAGCAGTGTAAAAAGAAAATCTTAATAATTTTCTTGTTTATTTGGCTTTGTTTAGGTTGAAGGAAAACGCATCAACGAGAAGGCGAAGTCTGATTTGAGGTAACAACATATCAAAACCCTTCCTCACTCTCATTTCTCGATTTCATTTCCGATTTCATTTCATAATTTAGGGTTTTCATAACCGATCGAATTTGGTGATTTTCATCAGAACAAAAAATGGGTTTCATAATGGAATTCGCTGAGAATTTGGTTCTGAAATTGATGGAAGATCCAAAGGAAAGGGATCGTAGATTCAGGGAACACGTCTATAAGGTGAAAGATAGATGCGCAAAGACGAAGGAGATGTGGAGTTACCCTATGCGGCCATACGGGTTCTGGACATTCGAGCGCCACAATTCTCAGCTTGCTTGGGATGCGCAGATTAGTCAAGTTGCTGGTCGAAGGGACCCTTATGATGATATCCTTCGTCACTACCCTGCCTCATCTAAATGAGGTCACTATTCTTCAAATCATGTTCTTGTCATATATGATATTCTAtttgtttatttgattgttatCTATGAAGCACCGACACGAACACTAACACAATACTGATATTGACACATAGATAGTAACGGTTGTTTATAGTGACATTGATATTGAGGCGGAGAGATTGAATGTATTACATGTGTTCGTGGAATTGTTGGTCACACCTTCAACACTTCGGAGCTACGTATGTATGTTGAAGTTTAGGTTATGTTGAAATTGTGGATTTGGTTAGAATTATAATTGATGGTGAAACTTTGCATTTGTCATGTCACTTTTTTTAGTTATTTACTGAGGCATGAGCAGAATTAATGGATTAGTGTTTTTTTTTTCTTAGACCATTTTTGGATATACATATAAATGTTTGTGTATATCTTATTTTTATAAGAAAAGATAAATAAAGTCGAATGAATTTCATTGGCTATCCTGGGTCATGGGCTGAAAAAAATTTATACACTTGTTATCAGAGTTATCGATAGCGGCTCTATCCTGGGATAGAGGCCCGGAGCCGTGACCCTCCGCTATGGAGGAGCGGTTAGCGTCTCAGTTTGAGATCGGCCTTTATTTGAGGTTTAGCGTGTAGCGGGAACGGAGCGCTTCCTGGCCCGAGCAGGTTTGAACTGTTTTGAACGCAAAAATTCAGATTTACCCTTAAAATAAATAAACGTTGGAGGAGTTTTGTGGAATTTTTCCAATTTGCCCTAACTCAACACAAAATAGAGGATTCAATCTTCTTCTCACACGCTTTCGCTTCAGTTTTCAAAGTTTTCTTCTCACGGTCATCTTCCTAGTGCCGCCGCCGTCTACTTCGTTTCTTAGCGTCGGTGCGTCTGTAATCCCCTCTTCTCAAGTTGGTTTTTActtctcttttcttctttcttttctttgttaTTCTGTTTTTTTGAAGTCTTCTTTACTTCTTCCGTTTCttttctcttctttcttcttctttcttgtCTGTTGTTTATTCATATTGTCCTCTGTTTTTTTTAACAGTCACTTAATAACTCTATTCCCCTTcttcctcttttattttctgGTTTTACATTAAAAATATGTTTTTATAGATTATTCATATAATTACTTAATTAGTTTACTAAATAGTTAAATAGCGGTTATCCCGCTATCCGCTAACCCATTTTTGGGGTTGGCCGCTCCGCTCCGCCATCTGGGATTGACAACCCAGCTTGTTATAACTTGTTTATACGTCTTATCACTAATCGGAAACCGTCTCATTGTAAGTCAATCCAACCAAACCCTTAAACACGTTTGATTACTTTATACCACTTTTAATTGTTCCTTTGCTGTATTGCTTGAAAGCAGAAGCTGCCTCTCATGCTACCATTTTAGGCACCAGCATAGTTTTCCTATGTTTTTCCTTAATTTATAAATCTCTGTCAATCATTGCTGTGTTGAAAGTTTGACGAGGATATAATTTGTCAGAATTGCAATTTCTGTTATGCTTAAGCAATGTCTTTTGTTCTCATATTTGGTtgtgtttttaatttttattgCAGTGGTGCTGAACTTTGTCTCAACTCACAAGCTTTCTTGGTGAAAAACGGGGAATTTATCATATTTACTTTTTGAATATTCTGTCCTGTTGCATGTTGCACTGACTACACCGGGTTTGTACTGCACTAAATTGGTGTTTCAAATAAAGTTTCAATAGAACTATTGTGTTATATCATATTTTTTTTCCATTGAGAATTTAAATTATTGGGCAATCGCTCTTCCTGCCTATTCATCTGTTTTATGGGTGTTTTATCTCTTTATTTACATAGTTGGACTTGGGAGATTGTTTGTTTCAGTCTTGTTTAACTTATCTTATCTTCCGCTTTTTAATTCAAATACTGAGATAGCTCTTTTATTGAACGTAACGATATGTTACTGTTTCATGGCAGTTCAATGCTTCCTATATTTCATGGCAGCCTTAGGTGTTGAGACAGCAAGTACTAAGCTAAGTTGATGTTGTCATAATGAGAGGATGATCACAAAGATACATATAGATATAGTCATTCGCCTTTTAGAAAATTTGTTTTAGATTAGTGCATTATTGTCACAAATTATGAACTCTTCTGGTTGTTGCTAGGTGTTTGTATGGATGGCCTTATTTCCTCTCATTTTCTGCGTTAGAATGTGGCCGGACCCAAACTAAGGAACTCTTAGGTTTAATAATACTACTTTTCATTGAAAATTATTTGATACTATAGTAAGCACTTGAGTGTCTCATCATGCATTTCCAGAAGAAACCCTGAATCAACTTTATGTTAAGACATGCATGCATTTTGACATTTTGGGGATGTTTGGAAGAACTTATTTGCACTTGTATCATGAAGCCAGTACTTATATCAGTGCTTGGACAAATGTACGAAATGTTTTGTAAGTTGTTTTCAACTTATATCAATAAGCCCCAAGTGATCTTCTAGGTTAGGTTCCTTATATGAGATGTTTGTTAGTAGTCAGCCCTATTATTGATATTGCTTAAGTTTCATGAAAAAAACTATCAAACAATACAATTGTTACAAACGTGTGATGCTATTTCTCATAAGGTGTATAGTGGTTTCACCATCAATAGCAAGAAAGTTAAGAACACCATATCAACTCTTAAATGTAATGGTTGAGGGGAGATTATTGCTGCTATGGAGCTTGTTGAAAAATGCGAAAATGGGAGTGGGTGTGAATGACAAACAAAGGAGGGTGTAACTCATTGTTGAAAAAGCCTAAAAGAGATTAACTTATGTTAGTGTAAATTTCTGTTTCGCTTTCAGGTTAGACAAAATTGATCAATGAGGTTTGGATTAATTTTGACATGATTTGATAATCCcaattaatttttttaatgacaaatgtaatatatattaaaaaggtaaaaatcaccaaataaCAACAAGTATCGAAACAACACAAGAAGTGTTTGAAACATCTAC from Lathyrus oleraceus cultivar Zhongwan6 chromosome 7, CAAS_Psat_ZW6_1.0, whole genome shotgun sequence encodes the following:
- the LOC127104067 gene encoding uncharacterized protein LOC127104067; translation: MGFIMEFAENLVLKLMEDPKERDRRFREHVYKVKDRCAKTKEMWSYPMRPYGFWTFERHNSQLAWDAQISQVAGRRDPYDDILRHYPASSK